The stretch of DNA TCGCCTGCCTTTGCCATCGCAACCGTTAAAGTTTCGCGCGCCGCCGCGCCGACCACAGACGATGAGCCCCTGTCCTCTCGTCCCTGAGTCGTCCCGCTATGTGGTGCCGCCACTGCCAGCAAGACACGCCCGCCATCGGCCTGCCCGGCGCGAGCGGCCCGCGCTGTAGCCGCTGCCAACGCACGCCGCCGCCGGCGAGCGAATCGCAGCCGACAGCGAACGCTAACTCGTATGGCGACGACGATGGCGACGAGGCCCGCCGCGCGATCTACCGCACGCTGCGCTCGGCCCACGCCACTGTCTCCGCCGGTGAGGCGTCACGCACTTTCCGCACCGACATCGCCCACACACCCCTGAGCGAAGCGCTCGCGGCGCCGCATCGCGCGCCGGTGCGGCGGGTCGAACACCGCGCTGCGCCGCCGGTGACGCCGATGCCAGCCCGAGCGGCGTTCTCGACGCGCGGTCAGGTGCTCGCCTGGTTGCTCGCATCGACGGGCGCCGCCTGTATCGGCCTCGGTATCGGCCTCGGCGCGTGGTCGCTTATCGGTGGACAAGAAGACCTCTGGAATCCCGCGGTCGCCGCGGCGCTCGGCGGTCAGGGCCTGTTGATCGTCGGCCTGCTGCAGCTGCTCTCGTCGCTGTGGAACGCGGCCCGCCACGCCGCCGGCAAGCTGTCGCTGATGCACGACGAGCTACGCCGCCTCCGCCGCACGACCGAAGAGTCCGCCGCCCGCCACAGTCCGTCCGCCGCGTCGTACTTCGCCGACCTGGCGCGCGAAGCGCCCGCCGAGATGCTGCTAGGAAACCTCCGCGGTCAACTCGACCACCTCGCCTCACGGCTGCGGTAAGAAGAGTTAGCCGCCGATGGACGCAGATGAACGCGGATGCGTCATGGTAGGTTGACTCAACTCACCAAGACGCATCCGCGTTTATCTGCGGCTGCTTTCCCGTCACGCGGTGTTCGGCTTCGGCCGTCGTGTCACTCGTTATGGGCAAATGAAGCTCGTAGCTATGGTACCAGCCGAGCACTCGAGATAACGCGGGACTGACAAGATTGTCCCCTCTACTAGCCACCACGAGACTTGACGATGGACCAGGATGCCATTGATACGTTGGCTGGGCTGATGGTGCTTAGCGGTATCGCCGCATTTCTTCTTGTGTACGTTGCCGGGAGCTGGAAGGCGTTCGACAAAGCCCGGGAGCCCGGATGGAGTTGCTTGATTCCGATCTACAACTACTACGCGATGTGCAAGATCGGAGGCAAATCAGGTTGGTGGGTCTTCCTTCTGGTAATCCCAATTGTCGGCCTTTTTGCGCTGGCTGCAATTTCGATGGGGGTCAGCAGGAACTACGGAAAGAGCGAGCTCTTCGGCTTGGGTCTGGCGTTTCTTCCGTTCATCTTCTGGCCGATCCTTGGCTTCGATAAATCGGTTTACCAAGGTCCACGGCGCGTCTAGGACAACGGAGTTGCTATCGACTTCGAGTGTGTCGAGTCGAGTATCTGTCGCCGTTGCCCTTTCGTGTCGCGGTCTCGCACACGGATAAAGGCCGATGCCCCTTGGCGAGTTGACTCAACTCGCCAAGCGACATCCGCGTCTATCTGCGTTTATCTGCGGCTACTCCCCCGTCACGCGGCGTTCGATCTCCGCGACCACGTCGTCGAGCTTCAGCCGTACCTGCTCGAGCGTGTCGCGGTCGCGCATCGTGACCGTGTTGTCTTGCAGCGTTTGACCATCGACCGTGATGCAGTAGGGCGTGCCCGCTTCGTCTTGGCGGCGGTAGCGGCGGCCCACGGCGCCCTTCTCGTCGTAGAACGCCGGGAACTTCTTCTTGATCGCCCGGTAGAGGTCCTGGGCGACCTCGGGCATGCCGTCCTTCTTCACCAGCGGGAAGACGGCCGCCTTGATCGGGGCGATCCGCGGGTGGAACTTCATCACCACGCGCGTCTGGTCCTCGCCCTTGTCGTCAGGCGCGGTGTCCTCGGTGTAGGCCTCGCACAGCAGCGCGAGCACGCCACGGTCGGCGCCGGCGGAGGGCTCGATCACATGCGGCGTGAACCGCTCGTTGGTCATGTCGTCGCGGTACGTCAGGTCGCGGCCCGAGCCCTTGTGGACCGGTTTGCCGTCCTCGCCGAGCTGCAGCGTGAGCGGACAACTATTCGGGTCGAGCTTGCCCTCCATGTGGCTGCGGAGGTCGAAGTCGCCACGGTGCGCGATCCCCTCGAGTTCGCCATACTCGCCCTCGGGGAGGAAGGGGAAGGCGTACTCGATGTCGGCCGTGCCGGTGCTGTAGTGCGAGAGTTCGTCCGGGTGGTGATCGCGGAGGATCAGCCGGTCGCCGGCGAGGCCGATCTCTTGCCACCACTTCATCCGGCGGTCACGCCAGTACTTGTACCAGTCGGCCGACTGGCTGGGGTGACAGAAGAACTCGATCTCCATCTGCTCGAACTCGCGCGAACGGAACGTGAAGTTCCGCGGCGTGATCTCGTTGCGGAAAGACTTTCCGATCTGCGCGATGCCCACCGGCACCTTTACTCGAGAGCTGTCGATGACGTTCTTGAAGTTGACGAAGATGCCCTGCGCCGTTTCGGGACGCAGAAATGCCCGGCCCTCTTCGCCGGCGAGCGCGCCGATCGTCGTCGGGAACATCAGGTTGAAGTCCCGCGGATCGGTGAACGTGCCGAGCTCGCTCGCCTCGGGCGCGAGCGCCTTGGTGAAGTCGGCGAGGTCGATCTTGTCGAGCGTCGTCAACGGGCCGTCCCAAGCGAGCTGGTCGGCGTCCTTCGAGCGGATTTTGAAGTGCTTCAGCGCACGCCGTTCGATCTCGGGGCCTTCATCCTCGGCGACAGTGGTGACGAAAATCTTCTCGCCCTTCGCCTCGACCCAACGGCCGCGCACCTGGTCGTAGCGGTAACGCTTCTTGGTCTCGCGGCAGTCGACCATCTTGTCGACGAACAAGTCGAAGTGGCCCGAGCACTTCCACACTTGCGGATGCATGATGATCGTGCAGTCGAGGCCCGTCATCTCGTACGGGCTCGGCGCGCCGGGGAGCGTCGCCAGATCGTCGTGCGCGCTAACCATGTCGCGCCACCACGCCTCTTTGACGTTGCGTTTCAGCTCGACGCCCAGCGGGCCGTAGTCCCAGAAGCCGTTGAGCCCGCCGTAGATCTCGCTCGACTGGAAGAGGATGCCGCGCCGGCGGCAGAGCGAGACCAGCTTTTCCATTTCCATGGGAGGGCGCTTCGCTTGTGAGAGGTGAGGCTTGAGGCGTGAGGAAGTAGTAATCCCCTCCCCCTTGTGGGGAGGGGGACTAAGTAGACCCGCCAGTCTAGCGGAGCGTTCGCGCCGGCTAGAGGGGGGCCCACTCGGCTAAAGGGGGGTAAGCCGGCCGTCGGTCGGGTTGTAGACCGGGACCACGTCGAGGGCGTCGATGGCTGCACATCTTGCCAGGTCGGCCTCCATGCCGATCGCCAGCAGGTTCTTGGCGCCGGCCGTGTCGTGAAGTTCGAGCGTGAACTGCTCGCTGGGCTTGCGGCCGAGGGCCCGGGCGGTGGTGAGCAGCTCTTGCCATTCGCCGAGCACCTGACGGGCCTGATCATTCAGTTCACGGGGGCCGCGGGTCAGCAGCTCGCTGCCGATCGCCCCGGCGGCGAGCTGGTCTTCGCGCGTGACGTGCCCGTTGGTCCCCGCGCAGAGCAGATGCACCGCCTCGTCCGCGGCGATGGCGTCCACCACGGCCGACAGGTTCACCGCCGCTCCGACGACGACCTTCGCCGCCAGCCGTGCGTGCTGCAAAGCGCGAGTGCCGTTAGTGGTCGTGAAGAAGACGCGACGGTCAAAAACCTCGTCCGGCGTGAACTCCGCCGGCGAGTTCCCCAAGTCGAACCCCTCAATCCGCGTGCAATGCCGCTCGCCTGCCAGCACCAGCTCGGCACGGTCCAGGCCCTCCACCGCGCGGACCACGTCGCCAACCTCCAAAAATGCCGTCACGTCCCGCGCCCCAGAAGCCAGAGCCTGGCAGATCGTCGTGGACGCCCGCAACAGGTCGATGACGACCACCGTCGCGCCGGCGAGGTCGGTCTCGGCGACAAACTGCGGCAAGTAATGGACGGAGAGGCTGTTGGGCACGGAATTCGGTGGCTACGCAGGTGATTTCGAAGCTTCTGAATGACGAAGCACGAATGACGAACCTGCCGGAGGGACGTGCCGCTGCCGGCAGGTTCGTCATTCGTCATTCGGATTTCGTCATTCTCTTCCAACTTCCCCCCCCTTGGCGATCCCTGGCGCTCATGGCGTCTTGGCGGTTAAACTGGGCAGCCTCCCACGGTTCTTGTGTCGTGCCCTTCCCCTGTAGCCGCCCCTGCCATGTCCAACGTTGCCGCTGTCGACAAGTCCGGCGACCGGGTGCGGCGGATGTTTGGCGAAATCGCCCCGCGGTACGACCTGCTGAACCACCTGCTCAGCGGCAACGTCGATCGCTACTGGCGCTGGCGGACGACGCGGATCGTTCCTCCGGCGACGACCGGACCGCTGGCGGACGCGCCGATCCTCGACTTGTGCACAGGGACGGGCGACCTCGCTTTGGCGTACGACCGCGCCGCCAGAGGCAAGCTCCGCATCACGGCCGCCGACTTCTGTCCCGAGATGCTCCAGCTCGGCAAGGCCAAAGGCGCCAAACGCGGGCTCAACGACCGTATCGAATGGGTCGAAGCCGACGCCAACTCGCTGCCGTTCGCTAGCGACACTTACCAACTCGTCACGGCCGCGTTCGGCCTGCGGAACGTCAGCGACACCGACGCCGGCCTGCGCGAGATGACCCGCGTCTGCCGCCGCGGCGGCAAGGTTGCGGTGCTCGAGTTCACCACCCCGCGCTGGCAACCTTTCAAAGCGTTCTACGGCTGGTACTTCCGCAACGTCCTGCCACGCATCGGCCAAGCCGTGATGCGCAACAGCACCGCCGCGTACGAGTATCTCCCCGAGAGCGTCAAAGGATTCTACGAGTACGAACAACTAACCGAGCGCATGACCTCTGCGGGCTTGGCGAATGTTCGCTACCACCCACTAACCCTCGGCATCGCAACCTTGTACGTCGGGGAAAAGAAGTGAACCACAAAGGAACAAAGTAACGAAGGAAACGATCCATCAAGCCTTCCTTTGTTCCTTCGTTCCTTTGTGGTTGATTTGCAAGAAGTAATGAGTGAACTCCCAATCATCGTTGGAATCACCGGCGCGAGCGGCGCGGCTTATGCCGTGCGGCTGGTGGATGTGCTACTTCGCGCGGGGCGAGACGTGCATCTGGCGATCAGCCCCAGTGGCGCCGCCGTGATCGAGCAAGAGCTGGGCGTGAAGCTCGACCTCAACGACTTCGATGCAGCATCGATCGCCCCGCATAAATTCCCCCTGCTCCTTCGATCTGAGCCGGTGGCGCAAGCCCTCGGTGCGCCCCACGAACCAACGTCCCAACGCGGAACCCTTTCATACTACCACCACCAAAACTTCATGGCCCCGATGGCCAGCGGCTCGTTCCTCTCGGCCGGAATGGCGATCGTCCCGTGCAGCGGCACGACGCTCTCGGCCATCGCCTGCGGCTCGGCGAGCAACCTGATCCAGCGCGCCGCCGAGGTGCATCTCAAAGAACGCCGCCCGCTGGTGCTCGTCCCGCGCGAGACGCCAGTCTCGCTGACGCACATCGACAACATGCGCCGCGCCGCCGAAGCCGGCGCCGTGATCCTGCCGGCGTCCCCGGGCTGGTACCACGGCGTGACGCAGATCGCCGACTTGGTCGATTTCGTCGTCGCACGGATCTGCGACCAACTCGGCGTACGGAACGCATTGATGAAACGCTGGGGGGAAGAGCCCCGGAGGGGCGACAGCGCGTAGCCAGTGGCGCAAGCCCCTGGTAACGGCGACGACGAATTCAAAGCCCCGGAGGGGCGACAGCAACGACGCAATCAATAGTGCTGTCGCCCCTCCGGGGCTCCAACGAGAAACCACCCGCTTTCCAGGGGCTTGCGCCCCTAGCTACGCGCTGCCGCCCCTGCGGGGCTTTTGATGTTCAAGACCGTCTCCCACCTCCTGTCGCTCATCCGCTTCAGCCACACGCTGTTCGCGCTGCCGTTCGCGCTGTTGGCGGCGCTGATGGCTTGGACGCTTACGGCCGACAAACTACTTGAAGGCTTGGGTAAACCTTACGTTACAACTGAATCAGGCGGTCAGATCAGAATCGCTTACAGGCCAGAGATGGCAATCAATGGCATGAGAATGCCGGATGAGATTGCTCACTTATCGATGGTTGGATTTATAGACACTGCTTTGAAGCAGCTTGTCGGCATCCTCCTCTGCATGGTCTTCGCCCGCAGCGCCGCGATGGCGTTCAACCGGCTGGTGGACCGCAAGCTCGACGCCGCGAA from Botrimarina mediterranea encodes:
- a CDS encoding DUF5684 domain-containing protein; protein product: MDQDAIDTLAGLMVLSGIAAFLLVYVAGSWKAFDKAREPGWSCLIPIYNYYAMCKIGGKSGWWVFLLVIPIVGLFALAAISMGVSRNYGKSELFGLGLAFLPFIFWPILGFDKSVYQGPRRV
- a CDS encoding glycine--tRNA ligase; amino-acid sequence: MEKLVSLCRRRGILFQSSEIYGGLNGFWDYGPLGVELKRNVKEAWWRDMVSAHDDLATLPGAPSPYEMTGLDCTIIMHPQVWKCSGHFDLFVDKMVDCRETKKRYRYDQVRGRWVEAKGEKIFVTTVAEDEGPEIERRALKHFKIRSKDADQLAWDGPLTTLDKIDLADFTKALAPEASELGTFTDPRDFNLMFPTTIGALAGEEGRAFLRPETAQGIFVNFKNVIDSSRVKVPVGIAQIGKSFRNEITPRNFTFRSREFEQMEIEFFCHPSQSADWYKYWRDRRMKWWQEIGLAGDRLILRDHHPDELSHYSTGTADIEYAFPFLPEGEYGELEGIAHRGDFDLRSHMEGKLDPNSCPLTLQLGEDGKPVHKGSGRDLTYRDDMTNERFTPHVIEPSAGADRGVLALLCEAYTEDTAPDDKGEDQTRVVMKFHPRIAPIKAAVFPLVKKDGMPEVAQDLYRAIKKKFPAFYDEKGAVGRRYRRQDEAGTPYCITVDGQTLQDNTVTMRDRDTLEQVRLKLDDVVAEIERRVTGE
- a CDS encoding 2-phosphosulfolactate phosphatase translates to MPNSLSVHYLPQFVAETDLAGATVVVIDLLRASTTICQALASGARDVTAFLEVGDVVRAVEGLDRAELVLAGERHCTRIEGFDLGNSPAEFTPDEVFDRRVFFTTTNGTRALQHARLAAKVVVGAAVNLSAVVDAIAADEAVHLLCAGTNGHVTREDQLAAGAIGSELLTRGPRELNDQARQVLGEWQELLTTARALGRKPSEQFTLELHDTAGAKNLLAIGMEADLARCAAIDALDVVPVYNPTDGRLTPL
- the ubiE gene encoding bifunctional demethylmenaquinone methyltransferase/2-methoxy-6-polyprenyl-1,4-benzoquinol methylase UbiE; this encodes MSNVAAVDKSGDRVRRMFGEIAPRYDLLNHLLSGNVDRYWRWRTTRIVPPATTGPLADAPILDLCTGTGDLALAYDRAARGKLRITAADFCPEMLQLGKAKGAKRGLNDRIEWVEADANSLPFASDTYQLVTAAFGLRNVSDTDAGLREMTRVCRRGGKVAVLEFTTPRWQPFKAFYGWYFRNVLPRIGQAVMRNSTAAYEYLPESVKGFYEYEQLTERMTSAGLANVRYHPLTLGIATLYVGEKK
- a CDS encoding UbiX family flavin prenyltransferase; the encoded protein is MSELPIIVGITGASGAAYAVRLVDVLLRAGRDVHLAISPSGAAVIEQELGVKLDLNDFDAASIAPHKFPLLLRSEPVAQALGAPHEPTSQRGTLSYYHHQNFMAPMASGSFLSAGMAIVPCSGTTLSAIACGSASNLIQRAAEVHLKERRPLVLVPRETPVSLTHIDNMRRAAEAGAVILPASPGWYHGVTQIADLVDFVVARICDQLGVRNALMKRWGEEPRRGDSA